The stretch of DNA GCGGAAGTGCTTTGTAACAAGTTGATCTCCAATATCCGCGTGCTGAATCTCCAGCCCTCTGGCAAGAATAGCCCGAGCGAGTTGCGCATCCATGGTCTTTCCACATTCAGTGCATATTTTTTATCTATCCAAAGAATACAAACGATCTCTTTTTCAAAGGTAGTGCGATCGACCAAAAGAATCAAGCATTTTTTGTTTGAAATTACTCTTGCAAGGCATCAAAGAGTTTCGTAAATTTAAACTAATTTGAGAGTCGTCCTAACAAAGGGGCTTCGGATGAAAGGGCTTAAAACAGGCCTTCGGTTTCACCTGATCGTGGCCTTCCTCTTTTTTTACACGGGTTCTCTCCCTCTGTGGGGTCAGGTTTTCGAGGGCTACTGGGAACAGGTCGGACAGGTTACCTCACTGCTTCCCATGATGGGAAAAACCGTAGAGAAAGAAGATCACCGTATTTTTATAACTGCGGATAAAATCAAAACGGTGGATTTAAATGACGGCCGAACAAATATTTTCAGATATGACCGGAAGATGATTTACCGACTGGACCCTGCCAATAAAACGGTGGCGGAAATTTCCTTTTCGAATTTTGAAACCATGATGAAGCGCAATTGGCAGCGGATGGATCGTATCAATCAACGTATGCGGGAAAAAATGAAATCCCTGACCCCTCGTCAGCGCAGACTCCTGATTCAATTGCTGGGCGGAGATCCCGGAAAAACGGCCTACCAGTCGCCGAAAATTACCGTCCGGTGGCTGCCCGGATCAAAAACGATTCTGGGTTACCGGTGCCGCCATCTTCAACTGTTGGCCAATGGCACCGTTTTAATGGATGCCGATTGGACAAAGGACATCCGGCTGCCGCGAAAAATGTTTGAAATATTTTATCAATTCGGTTATTTCCCCTACAAATTACCGGAACGTATCCGAACCATTGACGGATTTCCCCTGAAAAGCCGATTAAACATCTCGTTTGGCGCAGCAAAAATTTCTTCTGAAACACGGGTTACGAAAATACGTCGGACACATGTGGCCCGTAAAGAATTTGACATCCCAAAATCTTACAAATCGATTCCCTGGACGTACATGAAACTATTTTAGGAAAGGTCCTGCCATGAAAAAACAACTTATTTTTTTGCTTGTATTTTTTTGGATTGTACCGGTACAGGCCAAAACCGGGCCTGACTTTTCGCGCTTTTTTAGGGATCGAACCCTGCGGATGGATTACGTTCACTCGGGGACTAAAACCACCAGTCTTTACAGTTTGAACCATTTTTATGAAGAAGGCAAATGGCCGGGCAGTACCACCAATCTGGTAGACACGCTTAATTTGGGTAAATATCTTTTGCGTGTATTCGATTTAAAAACAAATCAGCTTATTTATTCTTACGGCTACAGCACACTTTTTGGGGAATGGCAAACGACTAATGAGGCTTTGGAGGGAACATCACGGTCGTTCTCGGAAACCGTGCGTTTTCCCTTTCCGAAACGCCCGGTTCAAATCACAATTTCCGAAAGGGATCGACGGAATATTTTTCACGAAAAATTTTCAACGGTCGTGGATCCGGCATCACGGTTCATCAGCCATGAATCGCGCATCCCCGAAAACATCGACGTTAAACCCCTTCTGAAATCGGGTGATCCTCACAAGAAAGTCGATATTGCGGTTATTTCGGACGCCTACACCCTTCAGGAAAAGGGGAAATTCTTCTCCGATGCCCAAAAACGAATAGACGTTTTGTTGAATACGGAGCCCTACAAATCGCATAAAAACAGAATAAACGTCTGGGCGGTGTTTGCTCCGTCCCGGGAATCGGGACCTGACCAGCCGCGAAAGAGAATCTTTCACAACACCGCCATCAGCACCAGTTTTAATTCACTGGATTTACCGCGTTATTTGATGACCACCGACAATCAGGCCCTGCACGATATTGCGGCGGCCGTTCCCTACGACAATATTTACATCCTGGTAAATTCTTCCCGATATGGCGGCGGGGCAATCTACAATTTTTACGCTGTGTGCATCTCGGATAATGTGTGGAGCAATTACATCTTTGTCCACGAATTCGGCCACGCCTTTGGCGGATTGGCTGACGAGTATTATTCCTCCAAGGTAACGTACAACGACTTTTACCCGAAAGGAATCGAGCCGTGGGAACCCAATATTACGGCACTGTTGAATCCCAAAAATTTGAAGTGGAAGGATTTGGTCACACCGGGAACTCCCATTCCCACGCCGCCGGATTCTGTGAAGTACGGGCATGTGGTAGGTGCGTTTGAGGGGGCGGGCTATGTGGCCAAGGGATTGTACCGGCCGACGCTAAACAGCTGTATCATGTTCCGGAAACAATCGAAAAAGTATTGTCCGGTGTGCCAACAGGCCATTTTGCGGGTAATTCAATTTAAATCAGAATAAAACAAGAGACAGGATAGACGGGATTATCCCGTTTATCCTGTCCAAATTCACCCTTTTTACAGGTACCAAAATTTTCGCTTTCCCAGAAATCGCTTGGAGAGTTCCCGTACCAGAAAATCGTAGGCTTCATCCACCGTATCTGCAAAGTTAAAAAGCGACAAATCCGATTCATGAATCGTTCCCCACTCGACGAATTTATTGAAATGAAGCACGTCTTTCCAGTATTCCGATCCGAATAAAATGATCGGAATGACCTTTTGAAGCTTTTTGGTCTGAATCAGGGTTAGCACTTCGAAAAGTTCATCCAGTGTTCCAAAACCGCCGGGCATAACGACGAGTGCTTTGGCCAGATACATAAACCAGAATTTCCGCATAAAAAAGTAGTGGAACTGGAAATTCAGTTCCGGGGAAATATAGGGGTTGGGGAATTGCTCGTGGGGAATGCTAATGTTCATCCCAATGCTCATCCCACCCGCCTCAAAAGCGCCGCGATTGGCGGCTTCCATCATCCCGGGGCCCCCTCCGGAACAAATGATAAAACGCTGGCCATTTTGCAGAGACATCGACCATTGCGTGAGCCGGCGGGCCAGTTCACGGGCATCTTCGTAATACTCGGCCAGTTTAACCATGGATTTTGCCTCCGAAAGCGTAATTCGATCCATTTCATTTTTGTCCGGGTCAAACCCCTCTCGTTTTACAATTTCGGAGTATTTTTCTTGTGCTTCGTTCATGGGAAGGGCGCGTGCCGACCCGTAAAAGACAATGGTATCCTTGATTCGGTATTTACGAAGCCTGCTGACCGGCTCCAAATATTCTGCCAGAATGCGAATGGGCCTGGCCGAACCACTCTTCAGAAAATTTCTATTCTCATAAGCCACATCCGGTCTTTTTGAATTCTTTTTCATCGAAACCCTCTCCCTTATCTATTTTAGGCGATTTCCCGAAACCAGTTCATGGTTTCGGAAATGACCTGCTTTCTGTGTTGTACGGTGTCGTAGGTGTGGTTGGCTCCCGGGATTTTCACAAATTTGGCCGGCCCGGAAGCTATCTTCTTGAACGCCTCAAACCCTTCCCGAAAAAGCGGTTCATCCTGATCTCCCTGCACAATTAATTTGGGAAGAGTCAGCCTGGCAAAAGATTTTTGTATGTCGAAGGAAAGAGCCTCCAGGATGAATCCCCGTTCGACCAGCCACCCCTCGTGTTCGATAACATCCACTTTTTTAAGAGCCCCTTCCAACTGGCCATTGGTGTAGACCTCAAACAGTTTCCGGAAATCCGGAAGGGTAGACCACAAAATAAGACCATCGGCGGCTTCGCTGGCCAGCGTAAGAATGGCGGTTGCGGCACCCATACTGATCCCAAGGACAAAGATTTTCGTAAACCCCATTTTTCGAACGGTGGATAGCGCATCTTTCAGGTTCTGAATATTTTGGCTGACCCGCGTTTCCCGGAATTCTCCTTCACTGTCACCCGACCCAAAAAAATCAAATCGAAATGCCATGGTGCCGTTTCTGGCGAATTCACGGGCCATCTCCACAAACAGGCGTTTATTTTCACCCTTGTGCGAGGTGTACCCGTGGCACATAACCACAACTTTTTCGGTAGGCTTTTCCGGATAATGCCGGATTCCCACCAGCTGATGTCCGTCACTGTAAAAGACGGTTGGAATTTCTAACATAGCCCCTCCCAATTTATTTCACAAATTTATTCTCATGAATTATTGCCTCAGCGATACGACAACAATGGCCAAAACCAACAAAATTCCCCCGATAATTTCGGTCCCCTGCAGCCTCTCCCCGAGAAAAATGGCCGAAAACAAAACCGCAAAAAGAATCTCTGTGAGGGTCAGAAAAGATGTCAGGGTAGCCGTCAAGCCTTTTAAACTAACCGACCAAAAATAAAACGGGACACTGGTAAAAACAATGGCCGTTAAGAGCACAATTTCCAGCTCCTGTCCTGAGAAATGAGTCGGAAAAGGTTCAAAGAGAACAGCCAAAGGCGTCAGAAAAACGACCGTTGCCAAAACAAAGGTTGTTACAATTTCAAATACCGAAGCCGCAGATTGTTCCAGCATTTTTTTACCCAGGATAATAAAAACAGCCCAGCTTACGCCCGCCAATAGAACCAGGCCATCCCCCAGAGGACTCCCCTCCCTCATATGAAAGCCGTATGTACCCATTGTAAGCAAATAAATGCCGATAAACGATAGCACGATTGCACCGTATTTTTCCCAGGTCAACTTTTCACGAAGAAAAAAATGGGCAAAAATGACCACAAAAATCACATTAATACTTACAAAAAAGGACGCCTTGGCGGCTGTGGTTGTTTCCATCCCCAAAAACTGCAAGGCGTACCCCCCTGCGTTAAATAATCCCAGCCACCAGATTCCTCGCGGAAGTTTCCAGAATTGCCGTTTGTTCTTAATAAACGGGTACATGGCCAGAAACGCAACGAGCATCCGAAAATCGGCAAACCACAAGGGTTTGATATACCGCAATCCGTATTTCACAATTGGAAACGACCCTCCCCAAAAAACAGCCGAAAAAAGAGCCGCTACGATCAAAGAACCCTTGGTTTTCATGGTTATTTCAGAATCGAGATCTTTCGTGAAAAGCGGCGGTTTCCGACCTGTATCTGGTAAAGGTAGAGACCCGAGCTTACCGGCTGCCCCAATTGATTTTTTCCTTTCCAGACAAAGCGATGGCTTCCCGGCTGCAAAATCTTTTGTTTCACAATAAGCTGTCCCAGGACATTGTACACGGAAATAGTTGCCGGGATTTGAGAATTTGACAATCGGACTTGCAGTGTTACCCCGCTTGAATAAAGCGTCCTTTGGCGGACCGGATTCGGGAAAACGGCACTCAGATAAAACCGGTCGGGTGCACCTGAGGAGTGGCTTTCGGGGTTCACACCTGCAATTGTAAAGCCCATAAATCCCAGAATCCGCCCCATGGCCTTCTTGCGAACCGAATCGATCGTGATCGTCTCAAAGGGGAAGCCCCAGTACATCACTCTGCCAATTTCCGTTCCCGTTCCAAATGTGCCCTCAAAGTCCACGCCTGCTGTGTACGAGGTGCCTGTGTAGAGGAGGTCGGCTCTTCCTCCATTTACAGGGGAAATACAATCGGCATATTTCACCAGGTAGGTTCCGTGTGTACCGTCGCCAAAACGAAACGACCCCAGTGGCGACAACGTTTCGCCGGAAATCCCCGTCACGGAAAACCGTTTGGCATCATCCCGAACATACTGGGATTTCAGGTAATTCCTGAAAAATTCGCGCCCGTTATTCTTGTAGTCCAGATCCCAGGCAATTTCCGATCCGGAAACAAAGAGCCCTCCCCCGCCCTCAAGGTAGGCTTCGGCTTTTTCCTGCTCGGCCGCGCTGAAGGTATGATCCGCGGTCGATTCTTCT from Calditrichota bacterium encodes:
- a CDS encoding DUF4412 domain-containing protein, whose translation is MKGLKTGLRFHLIVAFLFFYTGSLPLWGQVFEGYWEQVGQVTSLLPMMGKTVEKEDHRIFITADKIKTVDLNDGRTNIFRYDRKMIYRLDPANKTVAEISFSNFETMMKRNWQRMDRINQRMREKMKSLTPRQRRLLIQLLGGDPGKTAYQSPKITVRWLPGSKTILGYRCRHLQLLANGTVLMDADWTKDIRLPRKMFEIFYQFGYFPYKLPERIRTIDGFPLKSRLNISFGAAKISSETRVTKIRRTHVARKEFDIPKSYKSIPWTYMKLF
- a CDS encoding peptidase M64 encodes the protein MKKQLIFLLVFFWIVPVQAKTGPDFSRFFRDRTLRMDYVHSGTKTTSLYSLNHFYEEGKWPGSTTNLVDTLNLGKYLLRVFDLKTNQLIYSYGYSTLFGEWQTTNEALEGTSRSFSETVRFPFPKRPVQITISERDRRNIFHEKFSTVVDPASRFISHESRIPENIDVKPLLKSGDPHKKVDIAVISDAYTLQEKGKFFSDAQKRIDVLLNTEPYKSHKNRINVWAVFAPSRESGPDQPRKRIFHNTAISTSFNSLDLPRYLMTTDNQALHDIAAAVPYDNIYILVNSSRYGGGAIYNFYAVCISDNVWSNYIFVHEFGHAFGGLADEYYSSKVTYNDFYPKGIEPWEPNITALLNPKNLKWKDLVTPGTPIPTPPDSVKYGHVVGAFEGAGYVAKGLYRPTLNSCIMFRKQSKKYCPVCQQAILRVIQFKSE
- a CDS encoding TIGR00730 family Rossman fold protein, with the protein product MKKNSKRPDVAYENRNFLKSGSARPIRILAEYLEPVSRLRKYRIKDTIVFYGSARALPMNEAQEKYSEIVKREGFDPDKNEMDRITLSEAKSMVKLAEYYEDARELARRLTQWSMSLQNGQRFIICSGGGPGMMEAANRGAFEAGGMSIGMNISIPHEQFPNPYISPELNFQFHYFFMRKFWFMYLAKALVVMPGGFGTLDELFEVLTLIQTKKLQKVIPIILFGSEYWKDVLHFNKFVEWGTIHESDLSLFNFADTVDEAYDFLVRELSKRFLGKRKFWYL
- a CDS encoding alpha/beta hydrolase → MLEIPTVFYSDGHQLVGIRHYPEKPTEKVVVMCHGYTSHKGENKRLFVEMAREFARNGTMAFRFDFFGSGDSEGEFRETRVSQNIQNLKDALSTVRKMGFTKIFVLGISMGAATAILTLASEAADGLILWSTLPDFRKLFEVYTNGQLEGALKKVDVIEHEGWLVERGFILEALSFDIQKSFARLTLPKLIVQGDQDEPLFREGFEAFKKIASGPAKFVKIPGANHTYDTVQHRKQVISETMNWFREIA
- a CDS encoding DMT family transporter, with protein sequence MKTKGSLIVAALFSAVFWGGSFPIVKYGLRYIKPLWFADFRMLVAFLAMYPFIKNKRQFWKLPRGIWWLGLFNAGGYALQFLGMETTTAAKASFFVSINVIFVVIFAHFFLREKLTWEKYGAIVLSFIGIYLLTMGTYGFHMREGSPLGDGLVLLAGVSWAVFIILGKKMLEQSAASVFEIVTTFVLATVVFLTPLAVLFEPFPTHFSGQELEIVLLTAIVFTSVPFYFWSVSLKGLTATLTSFLTLTEILFAVLFSAIFLGERLQGTEIIGGILLVLAIVVVSLRQ